In Zea mays cultivar B73 chromosome 7, Zm-B73-REFERENCE-NAM-5.0, whole genome shotgun sequence, the following proteins share a genomic window:
- the LOC100284513 gene encoding estradiol 17-beta-dehydrogenase 8 encodes MAEPKSNNGGADATASMMLHGRVAIVTGGAGGIGSAVSKHLSSLGARVVVGYIGDPAPALTLVAAINSSEHPGESQQPRAIAVEADVSDAAAVKALFDAAAAAFGGELHILVTLAAVLDYSYPPLAETSEATFDAAFSVNTRGTFLCCREAARRLVRDGRGRIVTFSSSGVGSLRPGYSAYAASKAAVEVMTKILARELRGTGITANVVAPGSTGTPMMYTGKTEDDMERYIAEAPLGRLGMPEDIAPLVSFLASDAGHWVNAQVLRCNGGTI; translated from the coding sequence ATGGCTGAACCCAAGTCAAATAATGGCGGGGCGGACGCGACGGCATCGATGATGCTCCACGGCCGCGTAGCCATTGTCACCGGTGGTGCCGGCGGCATCGGCTCGGCCGTGTCGAAGCACCTGTCGTCGCTCGGCGCGCGCGTCGTGGTGGGGTACATCGGCGACCCGGCACCTGCTCTGACGCTGGTAGCCGCCATCAACTCCTCCGAGCACCCCGGCGAGAGCCAGCAGCCGCGAGCCATCGCGGTCGAGGCGGACGTGTCCGACGCGGCAGCCGTGAAGGCGCTgttcgacgcggccgccgcagcCTTCGGCGGGGAGCTCCACATCCTGGTAACGTTGGCGGCGGTGCTGGACTACTCCTACCCGCCGCTGGCGGAGACCAGCGAGGCGACGTTCGACGCCGCCTTCAGCGTCAACACACGGGGCACCTTCCTGTGCTGCCGCGAGGCGGCCAGGCGGCTGGTGCGTGACGGCCGCGGCCGAATCGTGACGTTCTCTTCGTCGGGAGTTGGGTCTCTGCGCCCTGGCTACTCGGCATACGCAGCAAGCAAGGCCGCGGTGGAGGTGATGACTAAGATCCTGGCGCGCGAGCTGCGCGGCACGGGGATCACGGCCAACGTGGTGGCGCCAGGGTCCACGGGGACACCCATGATGTACACCGGCAAGACGGAGGATGACATGGAGCGATACATCGCCGAGGCGCCGCTGGGCCGGCTCGGCATGCCCGAGGACATCgcgccgctcgtcagcttcctcgcTAGTGATGCTGGCCACTGGGTCAACGCGCAGGTCCTGCGCTGCAACGGTGGCACCATCTAG